The Lolium perenne isolate Kyuss_39 chromosome 6, Kyuss_2.0, whole genome shotgun sequence genome segment CCATGACGTATGAGGAATATAGGGACATGCTTTGTCTGATACATGTCGACGCCTTCGGCAAGTCCAATCATACAAACCGCACATGCAAGTTTGTCAATGACCTCAAAGCGGATCCAGAGGCAGGATACACGCATAGCCAAAAAAACAGGCCTCAGGGCAAGGGCAAGGCGGAAAAAGAAGATAAAGAATCCAGTGATATGGATGAAGATGAACCCAAGCCGGCTGAAAAAGCTGATGCTAAATCCATACGAGAAGAAAAGCGGTATCTTTCACACCTTCCTGGGCACTCCAACGCAAAAGGCACAAAaatccgccatgaggatgctaaaTGCAACCATCCCCAAGGTTCCCAGTATGTTAAGTGGTCTGAGAAGCCAATCCTTTGGGATCGCACCGACCACCTAGAACTCATACTGCCTTCATGCTATGCTATGGTCGTCAATCCCTTAATCGAGGGTTTTGAATTCACAAAGTGCCTAATGGACAGTGGAAGTAGCCTTAACATTATGTACATTGAAACCCTTCAAAAGTTGGGCAAGTTGGGCTTGTCGGAAACTCAGCTTAAACACAGCAGCACTATTTTCTAAGGTGTGGTGCCTGGCCGACAAGCTGACTCGTTGGGTAACATCACCCTCAACATGGCATTCGGTAACGTAATTAATTATCGTGAGGAGCCTATCACGTTTGAGGTCGCGCCTTTCAAAAGTGATACAACATCATCTTCGGACGACCGGCTTACCACCGGTTCCATGCTAGGCCATGTTACATCTATAacaaactgaagatgccagggccaAACAGAATTATCACCGTTTCCGGCAACTTCCAAATGGCCCAGCAGTGCGAGCTGGGAGAACCCGCCCTCGTTTTTCTTCTTTATCTTGGCGGGAGCATCTTCCTCTGCCTCCGCCTCGATCTCTTCGTCAACTTCTTCCTCTGCATCTTCATCTTCGTCGAGGACCTCCATCCTAATTTCCGCCTCGGGGTCGGCCTGGCTTCCTGACCCGCTCGCGGCGTGAAAGGTTCTTTGCAAATCCGCCTCGCTGGGCGGACTCTCGGTGGCCAAGGGCGTAACCTCGAGCGGATCCGCCAAaggatatgacggagaagacataCTGAATTTGTTGCCGATGTTGGGCGGAGCCGAGATGATGAAGCGGAGGGCGCTGGTGAGAAACTCCGGCGCAGTGGCTCCACGACGGCAGAGCTTGACTTGGCAAAGTTCGCCGTGGACAATAGAGCTCCCGGGAGGggctagaggaagaagaagaagcggggggggggggggggcgcggtgaCGAATGAGGTTTTCACCGCACCCCTCCCACTATTTAAGGCCATGCTGTGAGATGCGTGCCAGAGATCCTATGGCGGGAGTGCAAATCGCCGATAGTTGGATTCTCGCAACGTGGCTCAGCTCCTGCGTGGTAATTTCGCCGCGCAAAATCTTACCGTTTGAACTACTCTATCTAAAGCGCATAAGGCAGAATGGCGATTGCATTCCATATTTTAAGATAAGTTTACTACCGTATCTTTCGTTGGAGGACACGAAATTCCTGCAAGGGATCCGTTGGAAAGATTTCTTCTGAAAATGACCGTTGAAGTCACATCTGAAGGAGAAAGTCATGTTTCCGCCTATTGTTATGGCAGGTACAAAATAAAAATGATTCTTGGAGTTCTTCGATATCCTTTGAGAACCTACGCTGAAGAATCAAGACGGAATTGAAGATTGTGAAAAAAAAGGAGCTAGGCGGATGTCCATGAAGGATCTTGAAGAACTCCAGAGGCTACTGTTGGGGATATGCAAAATGGGTATATCCACGATGGTGCTTTATACCGGCAAGCCTGGGTGGCCCACAGAGGTGTCCGGGCCTATGGTCTGACCGGGCGGCCCATTTGCTAATGGACCAAAGGTGGAGATCCAGCCCGGACTACGCAAGGCGGTTTACTGACCGGCTTGGGCTAGGCGGAAACGTGATGGACAAGATACCGCTGCCGTACTAGTTTAGGACTTGTGTTAGATTCTGGCTAGGACTCTCCCCTGCAACCCTAGGTCCGAGCGCCTTTATAAGTCGGCCTAGGTCCCTTGCCTTATAGTGAATTATAGCAGGACGTAGGATCTCGCCGCCGTTGTGAGATCTGAACCTGGGTAACTCGTGTCTCCCCGTCCCGGACGCTCCACGCCTTACGCCCCTCTCTCTCCCCGGCTTGAGGTACCACTCATGGCGTACTCGTCGACAATACAACGGCACTGCCGGTTCGGATTCAGCTAATAAATGATTACAGATCCAGCCAGTTGAAAGCTACAAGATCTGTAGTGATGCTTCTTTCCAAGCTAAAACAGTGTTGTATATAGTGTGCAATTTCAGAATAGGTGCCTTACATTGAGCTTAATTGCATAAGACAGTTCACTAATACATCGAGCGCAACATAATATGTAGTCCCAAGGTCGACCCTGAAATaatataaaatttaaaaaatagtaTAAAATTGAAACAGTTTATAAGAACCAAATTAACTTAGTAAATGTTCCAACTTCTTACTATACTCTGTCCTGATTTCCTGAAACACGAAATCACTGGTATCCTGGAAAGCTGGAGGCATTATCATAGGAAGGCAGAAAATCCAGCATTGGATTTGCCAGCTcaaatcaaaattgaaaaaaattacATCTCTTCAAGCATTACAACTTTGCTTATATATGGACAATCGATCAGAAACTACTCAACTCCAAATAGTGGTGTTGGACAATGTCATATTCAGAATCTCCTAGGTGCAGGTAAgtacattttctttttccaaacaCTAGCTTCGTTGTTAGCCAAATACATAAATGTGGTCCCTCCTCCTTTCTCCGGGCTTGGAACCGGCTATGAAACTTAAGTATAACTTAAGAATAGAATAGGCGGAgttccccacccccccccccccccacacacacacacaaacacgcACACATGCATAACTAAGCACCGAAGAAATACACAAACATAGTAATATAGAAATATCAAAAGCTacatttttttgtttgtttttgtttactAAAGCATAAAGCCACATGACTAGCTAgtgtatgtcataaagtaagttttttttatgtttttttttctgTCTACGAGTTACGAAATGCAGTACTATATCTTTAGAAAAATTACGTAGTACTATAATTTGACTATATTGGTTTTGTGTTATATTTGTTTCCTTACGCCAGAAATTTTTCTCAACAAGATAGCCAGCATTTAGATATGGTCGTAGAAGCCTCCGATAGAACCAACCTACAAAATCATGTGTCGCAAAGTATAAGAAACCTTGCACAAATAAGCCGATACATTTATGCAGATGGTATGCAATATCCTGGCAAGCAATATGTGTGTGTAATATGTAGTATGCACTTTGGAGGTTTTGAGTGCTTCTGCTAAACAGAGGGATAATTAAGTTTTCTAGCCTTGACATGAAGCGATAATATACAGCCATCAATGCGTTATACATAGATTATAGTGTCTTGGATTCGATATCAGGTGATTAACATGCAGTTGAAGCTAAAACAGAAGACTTATTCTACTTCGTCGCCATTCAAAGATTATGAAAATAATTAGAACtgacaacttccattttacagaaCAAAAGTTAATTGGGTAACTCTAGCATAAAAAATAGCTAAGTGTGTCTTATGTATTTGCACAGCACATATATGCTACATATTTCTGATGTGATGCATGCGAACAGATCATCATGCACGTACGCGCATAATTTAGTGCACACATACCTAGCATGTGCTAGGTAGAATAGATTGCACGTTCTTGATCATAGCTAGCTCACTTGCTCATTCATTGACATCAGCATGATCTATGTGAAAAGCAGCAGCGCCCAGGCCGTCGACATTAATGTAACCGCCTAAAATagagaaagaggagttagacaaaCCGTTTGAGTTCTAACTCTTCATAATTTGCTATGCATATGACAAGGAAGTAAGTATATTATTAGCACTCACAAGGTCGTTGAATTTCATGAGGTGAAGGATCGGATGATTGGGATGGTTGTGGACCGCATGCCTGACCGCTGCCTCCACTTTATCCGCCTCCGCTTTATCAGGGTAACAACAAATGAAAACACTCACCTCTCGAAGACAAGGGAGGTTCTCCAAGCTACCAACGTCGAAGTCAAAGTTGGCCTCCTTCAAGGGCTGTACATGGACTGTAAACGCAAGACGTTCGAGGCTCGGCATAGCCCCCGGTAGAAACCTCAACGGTGCAGTCATGTTGCAGCTCCTCAGCTTGTGGAAGGCATTGCCACCCATAACAACAGGGATGTCGTTGTCACTTCCACATCTTTCGAGACGTAGGAGCTCTGGAAATTCCCCAAGTGTCACCAGGTCATGAGCCTCCATCGCATCACCCAAAGAAATCTCTAAGTGGACAAGGTTTGGAAGGAGCGTGGAATTAGTCCACGATGGCAGTCTAGCGTTTACTGTCGTCAAGGTCAAATGCGAAAGTTGTGGAGGAGGCACATAGCCCTCCCAGCTGAGCTTTGCATTTAGAGCATGAAGAGATAGGACTTGTATTTTCTGCAGATTATCTAGAGATTCTACAAATGTCTTGCACATCCAACTCTCAGGAAGTTCAATACAAATATTAAGGTTCCTCAGTTCGGTCAACTTGCCGAGCTCTTGAACAAAGTTTGGACACTTGTCGACATATCTCAGCCATAGCTCTTCCATGGATGTTAGGTTCCCCATCCCATCTGGCACACTTATGGGCTTACATGCTGCACCTCCAGCGCGGAGGCACTTCAGTTGTCGTAGCAAAATAATGCTCTGCGGCAATGCCTCTACATTCTTACATTCCCACAAGTCTATTGTCTGCAGAAACCTAAGTTCCCCTATCTCTTTAGGAAGTTTACTAATAGGTGTCTCTCTCAGTCCGAGATACCTCAGCTGATGCAACCTCCCAAGGTTTTCAAGATGAAAGGCATCATCTTTCATAAAAGTGCAGTCTTCTATAGCTAGCACACGCAATGCTTGAAATCCTAAACGTGATGGCATCGCAGCAATATGACACCCGGTGACATTAAATGATCTGACTTGTGCTGTGTGCATGTTGTCCAGATGATCATACTCTATGACTCTTTTTTGGGTGGCTAACCTACGAGGGTGTACTTTTGAAGATGTATTTGGCTCCTCACGATCAAATATTCtaacaaagttctcttcttctgatAACCAACAGATCATATCAAGCACCATGTCATGCACACGACAACCATAAATTGAGGATTTATCGGTGCCCTCTAACGGTTGGAGCATGCATCTATTTACTAGCTCGTTGAAGTATCTCTCTCCAACCTCAAACAACCCTCTCCTTGGTTCCTCCTGGACAAAATCTTCTGCCACCCACTTCCATATCAAGATGTCTTTTTGTATCTCATAGTCTTCGGGGTATATGCTTAAATATAATAGGCATGTCCTTAGATACCAAGGCAGGTCATAGTAGCTAAACAACAATATCTTTCTCGTATTCTCAACTTGTTTGTTATCTCCATACCCGAAACCAATAGAGTTGTACACCATAGGCCACTCCTCGCATGGTTTACCAGCTAACACACTAGCTATTGTAATGATAGCTAATGGTACACCTCCACActtttttaaaattttctcaaATAGCCCAGTTGGTTGATTATAAGGGTATTTGCATTTACCACCAAATAACCTTTTACGGAATAATTCTTTAGAATTTTCATCAGACAATGGTTCCATCTTATAAAAGTTGTTGGCTGTTGCGGCCACTTCGAAGATCAGAGTAGTTGTGACTATTCTACTTCCACGATTACTATCAACAAAAGCACATTTCACTATTTCCCATGTTGGTGTATCCCATATATCATCAATGACAATGATGTACCTATCCACATAATTGCGCAAGAGTAATGAATTAGTAAAATAAATCAAGCGCTTGTAAAAAACCTATTTTATTAAGCTATAAGAAAGTAAAGAAAATGGGCGATTGCTACGAAAGAATGATAACATGGATGAAATTGAGTGATTTTGTTTAGTTGTGAGTTTGAGCTATTTACACTATATGCCTCCATCCAACCACGCTCTATCACCCCTGTACCAGCGGAAGTTCCCACCGGCCACACCTATTACATGTATAGCATCACAAAGCGTCATAGTAGAGCACCCTCTGTTCTCTAGGAATACGTCGGTGGGAACATGAGTCTATGGTTTATGACCCTCGGTGTCACCCTTGGGGATTGACACTGCAAGCCATATTCGGGTGTATTGTAACATcctaaattttaaaacaaagaagaaaatgaaatttCACTTATTTCAAAAATTAGAGCCAACAAAAATTTTGGATTACTTTCTCTTATGTGCATAGTGTTCATACATGTGTGTGGGGTTTTCAATATAAATGTTTGTTTGAagttttaaacaagttcaaaaccctAAAATCTACcctttttcaaaatcaaagagtaacaaagaaaagaaaaataaaataaaaggtgaggcatatgtgggcttaGGGCCATTTCTGCAAATAATGGTCTATGCCCTATTTACCTTAcctaaatggtttgaaaccattactaaacccaatctaaccctaaatggaccctaaaccatgcctaagtgaatcaagtgaaacaaaataaaagaaaaagaaaataagaatatcacctcatatgaggctatggctatttttgcaaatcttcaaccaaggccatatTAACTTGTGCCAATGGTTTGAAAACCTAACTAAACTCAAAAGAATACCTTTTggatcaaagaaacccaaatcaaatcaaaagaaaatgCAAAACCTTgcaacatgtgataatggtcaaaactggtttttatatcagggtacccactttgagcccctgtatgaAGAGATTCTTAACCCAAACCCTCTCAacactttgcacctcatccaagacctcatcaaggtgaacacttttggtgttgaccaccttgACTGATTCCTTTTCTATTGCTTAGTATAAGAGTGCAAAGTGGCAACATCAAATCAGAAACAAGATCATACCCATTTTGGATTTTCTCAAACCAGCTtcattttgcacaccaccaccaccaacatgtGCCAGATAATATTTGAATCACCTCCACCaaaaagtttggcaaaattcaaaagTCAAATTCTTGCGGCCATTATGTCGAACACTTGGCATGCACCAATCTACCAACCCTAGACACTCTAATACCCAGCATGTTTTAGACTAAACCATCACCTCTCTGATCAACAACAACTCCCTCTTGCATCCCTTAGACAATGCCCAGCATCAGAGACCATCATCATGCATGACTTCATCATGTACCAAACCATGCCGAGTCACTCCATGCCACTCTCATGCCATCATCCTCTCCACACCTCGCTGGTCCCTCTCACCATGTCTACTGGCTCGCCCCCACTCCACTGAGCACACCTGTACCCTCCCTGGCCGAAGAAGAGCACGACAACGCCTGGAACGTGACGCGCCCAATGACGCccagacgcgccagagcgcgccaggacacgccctggacgcgccagtacatgACGTCGCCCCGTCGCCTCAGCTCtcccctcactctctcctctcaCAGACATGCTCACCGCGACCACGGCAACCTCCTAGACAACCTCACCTGCCCTCGCACGCCCTGTAGCAGACGCCATCATCGACGACCGTCCGCCACAGTACCCGGGaacacgatgacgacgacgacgctcccgTCCATCTCCTGCTACGCCATGACGCGCGTCGTGACCACCTCAACGTCGCCAACACGATGCGCCCACTCCCTTGCCCTCTCGTGACCTCTAATGCCGTTGTCACCACTCACCTGCCCGCACCCCCTCGGccacccctcgccgctataaaagggggcATCtcctggatgatttcttcacaccaGTAGCATCCCCTCTACCTCCTGAGCCTCCTCGACCCCTTCCTCCTCCACATTACCGCCGGAGCCGCCTCAATTTCTCGCCGGAGTCCGCGGAGCCGCCGCAGACGAAGACGACGATTGGCGCCGCCCCAGGAGCCGCCGTTTGTACCAGGAGAACCACCGTCGACCGCAACGTCGCCCTGCCTCCTCGTCGACGATCGCCGGAGCCCAGGtgaccctccgaccccctaccctcgccgcggcCAGGGTTTGCTCTCGTCGACGGAGACGACGCGCCTCCGCCGTCGATCTTCGTTCTAATCCAGCGGCCCTCTTTAAATCATACCGATTCGGTGTGTACGAGTCGCTGACAAGTGGGGCTcgttgtcaggcggcccgcgtgtgcgagacgcactgctgggccggcctgctTCCTTTTTCTCTCTCTGGCCCATCTCGTCTTCCCGCCAAGCCCaattatttgaatttgaattaaatcaatttagctgaattcaatactggtgctcgattcaaaatttaataaaacaaaatctactgagccaaatttgatgaattttatatttctggaaagctgataaaattatctagccaactacactggtctcaaccctagatttaATGTAGAACActtgtagtaaaaataacaaggcagggcctttttcaaatacaaacatttattaaaaatcaaccataatgaattttgagttgattccaattctcataattcacatttcaaaaactctaattgaatatgtaaaaacatgacatggttgtttcatatgatcatgggctagagcaaaataatggctatgtggccatttctagtccatttaaactaccATAAATTATTAAATAAATGACATGAGAGttgttctctcatttaaatctttgtcccaAGTAATACAATATGAGGAAATGATCTTAGTTATAGAACCTCATATTGCattacttagtgatattaaatTGTTCCTAAAGTAATATTTAAATTGCATAAGATatagaatctcatttaaatcattttcccaaatgataaatgtgaagtgttgaccttggtcaacataatctcacacttattaattaaggagattaaatcttaataagattcaatgagaggaaattatttctcaaaaggaaataaatagaaaccctaatccatatttcaataagaggaaattatcctTCTTACAAGTTTTATTAAAAAGCAAACAAAGCCAACCCCCTTGTTAGTAATGTTGTGATACTAGGATAGCTTGGGTGAACCCTTTGTGTGTTAAGTCTagcacttaagtattgtttggtgattgtatgcctcgtatccatttatagacgctagtaccgaggactaccaggaggaggaggtcttctacgaggaagaagaagaacatttTGACAattgtaccaatcaaggcaagctatactcttgcaagctaccctaatgcaaagctctactagagcaaggcaccattgcaCCATTACTTTATGTTTaaggatccaatcccaagttttattcttacaagattttactttgattatccaagcttacttttatagttaattttggtctaagtatagagtactacaagagtatcaaatttagcctagagagtTGCAAGTTAGTTAGCACCCCCCATGacaagttgctagtgctaaaattaaaattgactactctagatgggagcatgtgaatcaaatgactttgaaaaccttggaatgatgagtctttctattgaaagttttgaaggtaaatatgacctctgaatgacttggtgattttgacaaaaactgatgattgggttcggatgcgataccattccaattttagagtacccccacaatacctgattatgggtagggcttaactggaagtttatgtactttagtatgggttccctctaaacaagcgtcataggggttatgccgaaagctgcctccacaaccaaagaaacgacgttaaaaagaggtgaatgtccggcccatgccctgtgcagttcccaggctagcAGATtgctatcactgggaggccaaactcatggggagaggtgcatatactagggtatgtaggtgaaaggttatggttgatgatccgcatactgagtatgattattcagggctatccctgacggatgtaatcaaaagttgtggcacaagtgtacaacctctgcagagtgtaaacctattcgaatagccgtgtccacggttatggacggttggaaaggccatactgttccgtcatcagaacttttcaaaaaatgTTACATGTGac includes the following:
- the LOC139832755 gene encoding disease resistance protein RGA5-like, producing the protein MYWRVQGVSWRALARLGVIGRVTFQALSCSSSAREGTGVAGGNFRWYIIVIDDIWDTPTWEIVKCAFVDSNRGSRIVTTTLIFEVAATANNFYKMEPLSDENSKELFRKRLFGGKCKYPYNQPTGLFEKILKKCGGVPLAIITIASVLAGKPCEEWPMVYNSIGFGYGDNKQVENTRKILLFSYYDLPWYLRTCLLYLSIYPEDYEIQKDILIWKWVAEDFVQEEPRRGLFEVGERYFNELVNRCMLQPLEGTDKSSIYGCRVHDMVLDMICWLSEEENFVRIFDREEPNTSSKVHPRRLATQKRVIEYDHLDNMHTAQVRSFNVTGCHIAAMPSRLGFQALRVLAIEDCTFMKDDAFHLENLGRLHQLRYLGLRETPISKLPKEIGELRFLQTIDLWECKNVEALPQSIILLRQLKCLRAGGAACKPISVPDGMGNLTSMEELWLRYVDKCPNFVQELGKLTELRNLNICIELPESWMCKTFVESLDNLQKIQVLSLHALNAKLSWEGYVPPPQLSHLTLTTVNARLPSWTNSTLLPNLVHLEISLGDAMEAHDLVTLGEFPELLRLERCGSDNDIPVVMGGNAFHKLRSCNMTAPLRFLPGAMPSLERLAFTVHVQPLKEANFDFDVGSLENLPCLREVSVFICCYPDKAEADKVEAAVRHAVHNHPNHPILHLMKFNDLVSANNILTSLSYA